The following proteins are encoded in a genomic region of Paenibacillus sp. FSL R7-0273:
- a CDS encoding extracellular solute-binding protein: MKKKWLGTALLSVMCATLVFTSACGNGNNNSSSNNGKNTSSSAAPGEGSGSGTAGREEITIDVFSMLANYAGEQPGWFAKLVKDKFNIKLNIIASNLAGGQQKIATMMASGDLGDLVVFGTNGKDYQDAIKAGLLLDWTKDDMLKQYGQGLLDNAPEAIEANKKQFGGGTSVYGVGFDVGTGEGPSEGATMNYGPNLRWDLYQKLGSPEIKTLNDYLPLLKQMQELEPKSENGRPTYGISLWSDWDGSYMTLAKVIAQFHGYNEGDGLNPAGMILTHQNKDEWQGVLDEDGYYLQGLKFYFDANQMGLLDPDSLTQKFSDVSNKIKDGQVFFSHFPWVDNVYNTPERTAEGKGFALVPFAEEKVTSYGQSPYGGNRVWAIGSKAKEPERIMEFLSWLYSPEGVMESNYGPKGLAWDIDESGKPFVTDFGWKALPANAEPVPAELGGGTFKDGTNQINNTTLKLTNINPDTGETYDYNLWPSTLNHDPDPVTKSWREATGVMTAKDYFVKNNMIEVSKPFFTTETPVTVPAQLQQKIDGIGKIIKEYSWKMIFSKNEEHYNQLKAEMIEKAKGLGYDEAVQFEVGNAEKMVFPHR, encoded by the coding sequence ATGAAAAAGAAATGGCTTGGAACGGCACTTCTCAGCGTTATGTGCGCAACGCTTGTATTTACTTCTGCGTGCGGCAATGGGAACAACAATAGTTCATCTAACAATGGTAAAAATACATCTTCATCCGCAGCACCGGGGGAGGGCAGCGGGTCCGGGACGGCAGGCAGGGAAGAGATCACGATCGATGTCTTCTCGATGCTGGCCAACTATGCCGGTGAGCAGCCGGGCTGGTTCGCCAAGCTGGTCAAGGATAAGTTCAATATCAAGCTGAACATTATTGCCTCCAATCTGGCAGGCGGACAGCAGAAAATTGCCACAATGATGGCCTCAGGCGATCTTGGGGACCTTGTTGTATTCGGCACCAACGGCAAGGATTATCAGGATGCGATCAAAGCCGGCCTGCTGCTGGACTGGACCAAGGATGATATGCTGAAGCAATACGGGCAAGGCTTACTGGACAATGCGCCAGAAGCGATCGAAGCCAATAAAAAGCAGTTCGGTGGCGGCACCTCTGTCTATGGCGTGGGCTTCGATGTAGGGACCGGTGAAGGACCATCCGAAGGAGCGACGATGAACTACGGGCCGAACCTGCGCTGGGATTTGTACCAGAAGCTTGGCAGTCCTGAAATCAAGACGCTGAACGATTATTTGCCGCTGCTGAAGCAGATGCAGGAGCTCGAGCCGAAGAGCGAGAACGGCCGTCCGACTTACGGCATCTCACTCTGGTCCGACTGGGACGGCAGTTATATGACACTGGCTAAAGTCATTGCCCAGTTCCACGGGTACAATGAAGGCGACGGCCTGAACCCGGCGGGAATGATCCTGACCCATCAGAATAAAGATGAATGGCAGGGCGTGCTTGATGAAGACGGCTATTATCTGCAGGGCCTGAAATTCTATTTCGACGCCAACCAGATGGGACTGCTTGACCCGGACTCCCTGACGCAGAAGTTCTCCGATGTATCCAACAAGATCAAGGACGGCCAAGTATTCTTCTCGCATTTCCCTTGGGTGGATAACGTGTATAACACGCCTGAGCGTACGGCAGAGGGCAAAGGCTTTGCGCTGGTGCCGTTTGCAGAAGAAAAGGTCACCTCTTACGGTCAGAGTCCTTATGGCGGCAACCGCGTGTGGGCCATCGGCTCGAAAGCCAAAGAACCTGAGCGGATCATGGAATTCCTGAGCTGGCTGTACTCTCCGGAAGGCGTAATGGAATCCAACTACGGCCCGAAAGGCTTGGCCTGGGATATTGACGAAAGCGGTAAGCCGTTCGTAACAGACTTCGGCTGGAAGGCGCTGCCGGCCAATGCCGAGCCGGTACCGGCAGAACTCGGCGGCGGTACGTTCAAGGACGGCACGAACCAGATCAACAATACGACACTGAAGCTGACGAACATCAATCCCGATACCGGAGAGACCTATGACTATAATCTCTGGCCTTCCACGCTGAATCACGATCCTGATCCAGTCACGAAGAGCTGGCGCGAAGCGACGGGCGTCATGACAGCGAAGGACTATTTTGTTAAAAACAATATGATCGAAGTTTCAAAGCCGTTCTTTACTACCGAAACTCCGGTAACCGTACCAGCGCAGCTGCAGCAGAAGATTGACGGCATCGGCAAGATTATCAAGGAATACTCCTGGAAGATGATTTTCTCCAAGAACGAGGAGCATTACAATCAGCTCAAGGCAGAAATGATCGAGAAGGCCAAGGGCCTCGGCTACGACGAAGCCGTACAATTTGAAGTAGGCAACGCCGAGAAGATGGTGTTTCCTCACAGGTAA
- a CDS encoding serine hydrolase gives MNLLSFRRLTRICILTCLAAVLTLTIINPAVQASALSSVSASGQAKQLTAENAEAFLQQFFNSEEVQAQLSGAVVSIVKDGKIVAKEGFGYADKSLETEADPVQTVFRMASVTKTFTAVAVMQLVEQGKVDLNADFQIYTGPMNFENPFNTPVTVEHLLTHTSGFLTSDSRLEMISYDFENKMTIEDYVHQHMPSVVREPGTSYMYDNFASLLLGLVVEKVSGERFEDYMNKHIFNPLNMNKSGFMLEGPLKKDLATAYNAAGDPLDLYTVQPTVMPHGGMLSTANDIGMFMNAFLNGGTGNARILAESSVEAMQEYRSAIHPNIPDTTYGFEAPFQFPGAGSSPEILTKAGDLMGFSSYMFLMPEQKTGVFIAYNQTSGLRNMFYPAFIQTFFPQYATPAAFNPFEPQNGADLEPFTGYYTDLRLKNFVSTVTVKENTLTINDAYLGMRELKQIDDNLFVDELTGYFTGFERDDTGKVTYLKEANLNPLAYEQKGLDTAGYLDVTKAHPYAEPIMMLQSLGYYPNDPSLSFKPDAGITRSEYVRLTLECSGLSGSKTVKMAFADIEGHPNAAYIQAAIELGMITGTADGKFQPDRVISRQEAAVIQWRLIRQLYPDELFQDVQLAGQTDEWALPAVRMAVALGWHGPDIKKEADGSVDFKSKEILSNKENAAILYSLLTKPIGQIVSELAGGDRIRR, from the coding sequence TTGAATTTATTATCTTTTCGCAGGCTCACCAGGATATGCATATTAACCTGTCTTGCCGCTGTTTTAACCCTGACTATTATCAATCCTGCTGTGCAGGCATCTGCGCTTTCTTCTGTTTCTGCTTCCGGGCAGGCTAAACAACTAACGGCAGAGAATGCAGAGGCATTTCTGCAACAATTTTTCAACAGCGAAGAGGTACAGGCGCAGCTCTCGGGTGCCGTTGTCTCTATCGTCAAGGATGGAAAGATAGTCGCGAAAGAAGGCTTCGGCTATGCAGACAAATCACTCGAAACAGAGGCAGATCCTGTCCAAACGGTCTTCCGGATGGCTTCAGTAACCAAAACTTTTACTGCAGTAGCTGTAATGCAGTTAGTCGAGCAGGGGAAAGTCGATCTGAATGCAGATTTTCAAATCTATACAGGTCCAATGAACTTCGAGAATCCATTTAATACGCCGGTAACGGTAGAGCATCTGCTCACTCATACCTCGGGGTTCCTGACCAGTGATTCCCGTCTGGAAATGATTAGCTACGATTTTGAGAACAAAATGACCATAGAGGATTATGTGCATCAGCATATGCCTTCTGTAGTCCGTGAACCCGGCACATCATACATGTATGACAATTTCGCATCTTTACTATTGGGTCTGGTAGTAGAGAAGGTCAGCGGGGAGCGCTTTGAGGATTATATGAATAAACATATTTTTAATCCGCTGAACATGAATAAAAGCGGGTTTATGTTGGAAGGACCATTGAAGAAAGACCTTGCAACAGCCTATAATGCTGCAGGAGACCCTTTAGACTTGTATACAGTACAACCAACCGTAATGCCGCATGGTGGAATGTTATCTACTGCCAATGATATCGGTATGTTTATGAATGCTTTTCTTAACGGCGGGACCGGAAATGCTCGTATCTTGGCCGAAAGCTCCGTCGAGGCTATGCAGGAATACCGTTCAGCTATCCATCCGAATATTCCTGATACTACATATGGATTCGAAGCGCCGTTTCAATTTCCTGGTGCAGGCAGCAGTCCTGAAATACTAACCAAGGCAGGGGACTTAATGGGTTTCAGCTCATATATGTTCTTAATGCCTGAACAGAAAACAGGTGTGTTTATTGCTTACAATCAGACCAGCGGGTTGCGGAACATGTTCTATCCTGCATTTATCCAGACCTTCTTTCCGCAATATGCCACACCTGCAGCGTTTAATCCCTTTGAACCTCAGAATGGCGCAGATCTCGAGCCATTCACTGGTTATTATACTGATCTGCGTTTGAAAAATTTTGTTTCTACCGTTACTGTAAAAGAAAATACGCTTACTATCAATGATGCATATCTGGGTATGCGTGAATTAAAGCAGATAGACGACAATCTTTTTGTAGATGAATTGACCGGATATTTTACTGGATTTGAGCGGGATGATACCGGAAAAGTCACTTATCTAAAAGAGGCTAACCTAAATCCTTTGGCATATGAGCAAAAGGGACTGGACACAGCAGGCTATTTGGATGTGACCAAAGCTCATCCGTATGCAGAACCAATTATGATGCTGCAATCCTTAGGCTATTATCCGAATGATCCATCTCTTAGCTTCAAGCCTGATGCAGGGATAACCCGTTCAGAATATGTAAGGCTTACGCTGGAGTGTAGCGGATTAAGCGGAAGTAAGACTGTTAAGATGGCATTTGCTGATATAGAAGGACATCCTAATGCCGCATATATTCAGGCAGCCATTGAGCTGGGTATGATCACAGGAACCGCTGACGGCAAGTTTCAACCGGATCGGGTCATATCACGTCAGGAGGCAGCGGTAATCCAGTGGAGATTGATAAGACAATTATATCCGGATGAGCTCTTCCAGGATGTGCAGTTGGCTGGACAAACGGACGAATGGGCATTACCAGCCGTAAGAATGGCTGTGGCGCTGGGATGGCATGGACCAGACATAAAGAAAGAGGCCGACGGCTCTGTCGATTTCAAATCCAAAGAAATACTGAGCAATAAGGAGAATGCGGCTATCCTGTATTCTTTACTGACAAAACCGATTGGGCAGATCGTTAGCGAATTAGCAGGGGGAGATAGAATAAGGCGATAA
- a CDS encoding helix-turn-helix transcriptional regulator, producing MGKLGNRVRELRARDRLSQEELAKRVGASRQTIALIERGDYSPSVLLGLKIAAVFGVLVEDVFSIQDE from the coding sequence TTGGGTAAATTAGGAAACCGAGTCCGTGAATTGAGGGCGAGGGACCGGTTATCACAAGAAGAGCTTGCTAAACGAGTAGGTGCTTCACGGCAGACTATTGCGCTAATTGAACGAGGGGACTATTCTCCTTCGGTGCTGCTGGGTCTGAAGATAGCTGCAGTGTTTGGAGTACTGGTTGAAGATGTTTTTTCAATTCAGGATGAGTAA
- a CDS encoding ABC transporter permease, protein MDIQPASQSPVTPKLPKRAHSKDKLQLFLMALPFLVLAFLFSYLPLYGWIYAFYDYRPGIPLAVSEFMGWDWFTSMFSNEVQRQEIIRVLRNTFAISGLNIATSVLPVIFAIFLVELRSTRFKKVVQTLTTLPNFISWVLVYSFAFMLFSVDNGFLNNFLLDMGWISRPLNILASDDHTWMAMTLWSVWKGLGWGAIMYIAAITGIDQEIYEAARVDGAGRFRLMWHVTVPGLMPTFFVLLLLSIGNFINNGMEQFYVFQNAMNTNHIEVLDLYVYNIGMTNSNFGFATAVSMLKSLVSLFLLFIANTLSKVIRGDSIF, encoded by the coding sequence ATGGACATTCAACCTGCAAGTCAAAGTCCGGTTACCCCCAAGCTGCCAAAGAGGGCTCACAGCAAGGATAAGCTCCAGCTGTTCCTGATGGCGCTGCCATTTCTGGTGCTTGCGTTCCTGTTCTCCTATCTCCCGCTGTACGGCTGGATTTATGCCTTCTACGACTACCGGCCGGGTATTCCGCTTGCCGTTTCCGAGTTCATGGGCTGGGACTGGTTCACGTCCATGTTCTCAAATGAAGTACAGCGGCAGGAGATTATCCGGGTGCTGCGCAATACTTTTGCCATCAGCGGTTTGAATATTGCTACATCAGTATTGCCGGTGATCTTCGCGATCTTTCTGGTCGAACTGCGGAGCACGCGGTTCAAGAAGGTAGTACAGACTCTGACCACTCTGCCTAACTTTATCAGCTGGGTCTTGGTCTATTCCTTCGCCTTCATGCTGTTCTCGGTCGACAACGGGTTTCTGAACAATTTCCTGCTCGACATGGGCTGGATATCCCGCCCGCTCAACATTCTTGCTTCCGACGACCATACCTGGATGGCAATGACGCTATGGAGTGTATGGAAGGGCTTAGGGTGGGGCGCAATCATGTATATTGCGGCGATTACAGGCATTGACCAGGAAATTTATGAGGCGGCAAGAGTCGACGGCGCGGGCCGTTTCCGGTTAATGTGGCATGTGACTGTTCCCGGCCTGATGCCGACCTTCTTCGTTCTGCTGCTGCTCTCAATCGGTAACTTTATCAATAACGGAATGGAGCAATTCTACGTCTTCCAGAATGCAATGAACACGAATCATATCGAGGTTCTAGACCTGTATGTCTACAACATCGGGATGACCAATTCCAACTTCGGCTTTGCAACCGCTGTCAGTATGCTGAAATCCCTGGTCAGCCTGTTCCTGCTGTTTATTGCCAACACCCTGTCCAAAGTCATCCGCGGCGACAGCATCTTTTAA
- a CDS encoding YdeI/OmpD-associated family protein, with product MNFEFDSEIKMLEGKMKWKVIYFPYSVQELFNTSGKIPVQISVDGHKFEHTLLPSKNGHYLVYNEFIRREVRKELGDQLHVVLTKCEEKREVTVPDNILQTLEDHQLLDQFLGQPDYIKREQLNHIELAKKDETKNNRILALMKKLKEK from the coding sequence ATGAATTTTGAATTTGACAGTGAAATTAAGATGCTGGAAGGTAAAATGAAATGGAAAGTGATTTATTTCCCATACTCCGTTCAGGAATTATTCAACACCAGCGGTAAGATACCCGTACAAATCTCAGTGGATGGTCACAAGTTCGAGCATACCTTGCTGCCGTCAAAAAACGGGCATTATTTAGTTTACAATGAATTTATCCGCAGAGAAGTGCGTAAAGAGTTGGGCGACCAGCTTCATGTTGTTTTAACCAAATGTGAGGAAAAGCGTGAAGTAACCGTACCGGATAACATATTACAGACCCTGGAGGATCACCAGCTTCTGGACCAGTTCCTGGGTCAGCCTGATTATATCAAGCGGGAGCAGCTTAATCACATCGAATTGGCCAAAAAGGATGAGACGAAAAACAACCGGATTCTGGCTCTAATGAAGAAGCTTAAGGAGAAATGA
- a CDS encoding BNR-4 repeat-containing protein, whose protein sequence is MNRLKKWKLAAVIMAMLTLVPAGAGSAAPVLEAVPFPMDSSNVAGWWSPLATYGLGFEYAYIAYNAPGSIPGKHTVAIARRDNDGNWSKLPLMDGNVPAEYLDDLGHNQPSVARDGSGRFHVFASMHSNPWRYYRSDTVGGIPQNHSDELPQGMTVTYPVVTTAPNGDLYLMVRADKDPAGKRDAVLFRWNNADSVWTQVKVIATHLNRSVYPDDLVFDSNGDLHILFEWAHFAASPLRHQLSYLKYSPAANEFTKADGTVVTTPVTLTTADIVQPLAPGEAYVQSGSDPGGPGVQSAKMTIDSANRPVIAYRYREAGSTSFAVKMATYDASGWNLQTVFDAAPTNAAIDVTWASNAARIYYVKSSGTDRAFMAVHTGGSWAETSLAPGIPIERLAVDRSPKGIDILYLVDVTNLKLYYGRNN, encoded by the coding sequence TTGAACAGACTGAAAAAATGGAAGCTGGCGGCCGTTATAATGGCCATGCTGACTCTGGTACCGGCGGGAGCGGGTAGTGCGGCACCGGTGCTGGAGGCAGTTCCTTTTCCGATGGATTCGAGCAATGTGGCCGGATGGTGGTCACCGCTTGCTACGTACGGGCTGGGGTTTGAGTATGCTTACATAGCTTATAATGCTCCGGGATCTATTCCGGGAAAACATACGGTTGCTATTGCACGACGGGACAATGACGGGAATTGGAGCAAGCTTCCGCTTATGGACGGGAATGTACCTGCAGAATATCTTGACGATCTTGGTCATAATCAGCCATCGGTGGCCAGAGACGGAAGCGGCAGGTTTCATGTGTTTGCTTCCATGCACAGTAATCCCTGGCGGTATTACCGCTCAGATACGGTGGGCGGCATTCCCCAGAATCACTCGGATGAACTGCCTCAGGGCATGACAGTAACCTATCCGGTGGTGACTACGGCTCCAAACGGGGATTTGTATTTAATGGTGCGTGCAGATAAAGATCCGGCCGGCAAAAGAGATGCAGTGCTTTTCCGCTGGAACAATGCCGATTCGGTGTGGACTCAGGTCAAAGTGATTGCTACCCACCTGAACCGGTCTGTCTATCCGGATGATCTGGTGTTTGATTCCAATGGGGATCTGCACATTCTGTTTGAATGGGCGCATTTTGCCGCCAGTCCGCTGCGTCATCAGCTGTCCTATTTAAAATACAGCCCGGCTGCGAACGAATTTACCAAAGCGGATGGAACAGTGGTAACAACGCCGGTGACTCTGACTACAGCAGACATTGTGCAGCCTTTGGCTCCTGGTGAAGCCTATGTACAGAGCGGGAGCGATCCGGGCGGACCAGGCGTTCAAAGCGCAAAAATGACTATCGATTCTGCCAATCGGCCAGTGATCGCTTACCGTTACCGTGAAGCAGGCAGTACAAGCTTTGCGGTCAAAATGGCTACTTACGATGCTTCAGGCTGGAACCTGCAGACCGTTTTTGACGCAGCACCGACTAATGCAGCTATAGATGTAACTTGGGCAAGTAATGCGGCAAGAATCTATTATGTAAAAAGCAGCGGAACGGACCGCGCCTTCATGGCAGTTCATACAGGCGGCAGCTGGGCTGAAACCTCGCTTGCTCCGGGCATCCCGATTGAGCGGCTTGCAGTGGACCGCAGCCCCAAGGGCATTGATATCCTGTATCTGGTGGATGTGACGAATCTGAAGCTTTATTATGGGCGGAATAACTAA
- a CDS encoding DUF3169 family protein, whose product MDKTNKQLNVQRVTRIMLWAMLGAVIGSLLALDLIKVPQDVDFTISFLYEYDLLFGLLAFIVLVLLVWNVKGLSRLHTMNGEHEDIDLPMTPKEKLLSTLLKISTYNTIVSIIWLFLAIALALDGGQLNDNNTTYMLVNLVCSWVMLFIAVYLQKRTVKVFNKVYPNRMLNFNTGSQKEAERELFANMDEGERWIVYRSAYSAYKATSKMLLAGILIFVLYSVIFGFAPLPIIVLGIIWLVQHMAYYREVSRQCK is encoded by the coding sequence ATGGATAAAACTAATAAACAATTGAATGTACAGAGAGTGACGAGAATTATGCTTTGGGCGATGCTTGGGGCTGTTATTGGCTCTTTGTTGGCACTAGATCTAATTAAAGTTCCTCAGGATGTCGACTTCACTATTTCCTTTTTGTATGAATATGATCTCTTGTTTGGTTTACTGGCGTTCATTGTCCTTGTGCTATTGGTTTGGAATGTGAAAGGTCTCTCTCGCTTACATACCATGAATGGTGAACATGAGGATATAGACTTGCCAATGACTCCGAAAGAGAAGCTGCTGAGTACCCTTCTCAAAATAAGCACTTATAACACTATTGTTAGTATTATCTGGCTGTTTCTTGCTATAGCCCTTGCTTTAGATGGAGGCCAGTTGAACGACAATAATACTACTTACATGTTGGTTAACCTGGTCTGCAGTTGGGTCATGCTGTTTATTGCTGTGTACCTGCAGAAGCGTACTGTTAAAGTTTTTAACAAGGTTTATCCAAACCGAATGTTAAATTTTAACACCGGCAGTCAGAAAGAAGCTGAACGTGAGCTGTTTGCCAATATGGATGAAGGCGAGCGCTGGATCGTCTACCGTTCTGCTTACTCCGCATATAAAGCTACCAGTAAAATGCTATTAGCTGGAATCTTAATTTTTGTACTCTATTCTGTGATATTCGGCTTTGCTCCGTTACCTATTATCGTTTTGGGTATCATTTGGCTGGTACAGCATATGGCGTATTACCGGGAAGTAAGCAGACAGTGTAAATAA
- a CDS encoding carbohydrate ABC transporter permease — translation MSVKEKFSWFHFFNYAVFALITLICVFPFYYLFINTISNNDLSSRGLVMFYPKGLHLTNYIDVFKIPGLGQAALVSLGRTLLGTLLTVAASAFLGYLFTKQMWGRRFWYRFLVITMYFNAGLIPWYLTMLHLGLTNNFLAYILPAIVQPFFIILVKTFVESTPVALQESAQIDGAGHFKIFTSIIFPLITPILATIAIFSSVSQWNSFTDTLFLVTDQKLFTLQFILYRYMNEATSIAQLMKQTTGAVNIDLANMATPTSIRTTVSMVVVLPILLVYPFFQRFFVKGIMIGAVKG, via the coding sequence ATGTCCGTCAAAGAGAAATTCTCATGGTTCCACTTCTTTAACTATGCCGTCTTTGCCCTCATCACGCTCATATGCGTATTTCCTTTCTATTATCTGTTCATCAATACGATTAGCAACAACGACCTCAGCAGCAGGGGACTGGTCATGTTCTATCCGAAGGGGCTGCATCTGACCAACTATATCGATGTGTTCAAAATACCCGGTCTGGGGCAGGCGGCGCTGGTGTCGCTCGGCCGGACGCTGCTCGGTACGCTGCTGACCGTTGCCGCTTCCGCTTTTCTCGGCTATCTGTTCACCAAGCAGATGTGGGGCCGCAGGTTCTGGTACCGGTTCCTCGTCATTACGATGTACTTCAACGCCGGGCTGATTCCTTGGTATCTGACTATGCTGCACCTGGGCCTGACCAACAACTTCCTGGCTTACATTCTTCCGGCTATAGTACAGCCATTCTTCATCATTCTGGTCAAAACCTTTGTTGAGTCCACACCGGTTGCCCTGCAAGAATCCGCTCAGATTGACGGAGCTGGTCATTTTAAGATATTCACAAGCATTATCTTTCCGCTCATCACACCGATACTGGCCACCATCGCGATCTTCTCATCAGTGAGCCAGTGGAACAGCTTTACGGATACGTTGTTTCTCGTAACGGACCAGAAGCTGTTCACGCTTCAGTTCATCCTGTACCGGTACATGAACGAGGCCACCTCGATCGCTCAGCTGATGAAGCAAACCACCGGGGCCGTAAATATCGACCTGGCCAACATGGCAACGCCGACCTCAATCCGTACCACAGTATCCATGGTCGTCGTCCTGCCAATTCTGCTAGTCTATCCATTCTTCCAGCGGTTCTTCGTGAAGGGGATTATGATCGGCGCTGTTAAAGGCTAA